A segment of the Streptococcus dysgalactiae subsp. dysgalactiae genome:
CAAGGAACTTGCAGGAAGCAGACCTCTTGATTTGGGAACAAGGTATTTGCAATGAACAAGACCAATTGGAATTAACTGGCGGCAATAAAGGAATTTTAACCTTTGATATGACTGTTGAGAGTGCTAAGCTTGATATCCATTCTAAATACGGTGGGGTAATTGATTCAGCAACCTGGTATTTGCTAGAAGCCATCGCTTCTTTACGAGATAGGAAAGGCCGTCTTTTGGTGCCAGCCATTTATGAGCAGGTGCAGGAACCAACTAAGCGAGAACTAGATTTGATTGAGACCTATGCTATCGAACAGTTGGATGATTTAAAAAAGCTTTACGGACTAGAGCTTCCTATGTTACAATCAGAACGGTGTGATTTTTTGAAAACCTATTATTACCAACCGTCCATAGGTATTCAAGGAATACAGTCGGGTTATCAGGGACAGGGCGTCAAAACCATTATTCCTGCACAGGCTTCCGCTAAGATGGAGGTTCGCTTAGTGCCTGGACTTGATCCCAAAATCGTGTTTGAGCAGATTCAAGCTCATTTGTTGGACAAAGGTTTTGATAAGATCAATGTGACCTATACGTTGGGAGAAAAAAGTTATCGTAGTGATTTGTCTGCACCAGCTATTCAACAAGTGATAAATGTGGCGAAGCCCCTTTACCCCAAAGGGTTATCCCTTTTACCAACTTCAGCTGGAACAGGGCCTATGCACACTGTCTTTGAAGCACTTGGGGTTCCAATTGTAGCATTTGGATTGGGTCATGCTAATAGTCGGGATCATGCAGGCGATGAAAATATTGCTATCGCGGATTACTGTCGCCATATCGTACTAATAGAGGAGTTATTAAAATCTTATGAATGAAGCGATTATTCAATTAGATCATATTGATATTACCTTTCATCAAAAAAAACGGGTTATTGAGGCCGTTAAAGATGTCACGGTTCATATTAATCAGGGAGATATTTATGGCATTGTTGGGTATTCAGGTGCTGGGAAATCAACTCTTGTGCGTGTGATTAACCTGCTACAAGCACCAACAAATGGGAAAATCACCGTAGATGGAGACGTAACCTTTGACCAAGGGAAAATTCAATTGTCAGCTGAGGTCCTTCGCCAAAAACGTCGTGATATTGGCATGATTTTTCAACATTTCAATTTAATGGCTCAAAAAACAGCCAAAGAAAATGTTGCCTTCGCTCTCCGCCATTCGTCGTTAAGTAAGACTGAGAAAGAACAGAAAGTTATCGAACTACTAGAACTTGTAGGTTTATCAGAGAGAGCAGATAACTACCCTGCCCAGTTATCGGGTGGGCAAAAACAAAGGGTGGCTATTGCGCGTGCCTTAGCCAATGATCCTAAAATTTTAATTTCAGATGAGGCCACATCAGCACTAGATCCAAAGACTACCAAACAAATCTTGGCTCTCTTGCAGGAATTAAACCGCAAATTTGGCCTCACCATTGTCATGATTACCCATGAAATGCAAATTGTCAAGGATATTTGTAATCGTGTTGCTGTTATGCAGAATGGTGTTTTGATTGAAGAAGGTTCTGTTCTTGATATCTTTTCAAATCCAAAAGAGGCATTGACACAGGAATTTATTACCACTGCAACGGGGATTGATGAGGCTTTAGAAAAAATTAACCAACAAGACATTGTCAAACACTTGCCTGCAGATGCCCTTCTAGTTCAGTTGAAATATGCAGGAACGTCTACTGATGAGCCTTTGCTGAATAGTATTTATCGTCAATTTGAAGTGACAGCTAATATTTTGTATGGGAACATTGAAATTTTAGATTATGTCCCAGTTGGTGAAATGATTGTTGTACTGGAAGGTAATTCAGCGAATATTGCTGCGGCTGAAAAAGCTTTGCATGAAGCTGGTATTGATGTTAGCATTTTGAAGAGAGGAACCTAGATGACACAGTTAATTCAAACCTATTTACCAAATGTTTATGAGCTTGGC
Coding sequences within it:
- a CDS encoding M20/M25/M40 family metallo-hydrolase, whose product is MEMSTIEEQLKNCWEHPITKDYLVVLRQLIAHRSIFAQQLGLEETAQFLKEIFSAAGAQVIVDQSYAAPFVLATFKSPRPDAKTVIFYQHYDTVPADSDQKWSSDPFTLTEREGHLYARGVDDDKGHIIARLTALVKYLSQAQILPVTIVFMMEGAEESASVDLEKYLKKYARNLQEADLLIWEQGICNEQDQLELTGGNKGILTFDMTVESAKLDIHSKYGGVIDSATWYLLEAIASLRDRKGRLLVPAIYEQVQEPTKRELDLIETYAIEQLDDLKKLYGLELPMLQSERCDFLKTYYYQPSIGIQGIQSGYQGQGVKTIIPAQASAKMEVRLVPGLDPKIVFEQIQAHLLDKGFDKINVTYTLGEKSYRSDLSAPAIQQVINVAKPLYPKGLSLLPTSAGTGPMHTVFEALGVPIVAFGLGHANSRDHAGDENIAIADYCRHIVLIEELLKSYE
- a CDS encoding methionine ABC transporter ATP-binding protein; amino-acid sequence: MNEAIIQLDHIDITFHQKKRVIEAVKDVTVHINQGDIYGIVGYSGAGKSTLVRVINLLQAPTNGKITVDGDVTFDQGKIQLSAEVLRQKRRDIGMIFQHFNLMAQKTAKENVAFALRHSSLSKTEKEQKVIELLELVGLSERADNYPAQLSGGQKQRVAIARALANDPKILISDEATSALDPKTTKQILALLQELNRKFGLTIVMITHEMQIVKDICNRVAVMQNGVLIEEGSVLDIFSNPKEALTQEFITTATGIDEALEKINQQDIVKHLPADALLVQLKYAGTSTDEPLLNSIYRQFEVTANILYGNIEILDYVPVGEMIVVLEGNSANIAAAEKALHEAGIDVSILKRGT